In the Gossypium raimondii isolate GPD5lz chromosome 9, ASM2569854v1, whole genome shotgun sequence genome, one interval contains:
- the LOC105798998 gene encoding uncharacterized protein LOC105798998 isoform X2, producing MSVITCSFPVNLPFRTSKPHVNKIVMLQNNQVPCKKSPEIQISGFSNNNKVFEDKALGVICYRDDNGEIVCEGDAEILDLLRERWIQIVNSGGFKNPKDGVSNFKGNGFNKFL from the exons atGTCTGTAATTACATGTTCTTTTCCAGTTAATCTTCCTTTTAGAACATCGAAACCACATGTGAACAAGATCGTGATGCTTCAAAACAACCAAGTTCCTTGTAAGAAATCACCGGAAATTCAGATCAGTGGTTTCTCCAACAACAATAAG GTTTTTGAGGACAAAGCTTTGGGTGTAATATGTTACAGAGATGATAATGGTGAAATAGTTTGTGAAGG AGATGCAGAGATCCTTGATCTTCTTCGAGAACGATGGATTCAAATTGTTAATAGTGGAGGCTTCAAAAACCCTAAAGATGGGGTTTCAAACTTCAAGGGGAATGGTTTTAACAAATTCCTTTAG
- the LOC105798998 gene encoding uncharacterized protein LOC105798998 isoform X1 produces the protein MSVITCSFPVNLPFRTSKPHVNKIVMLQNNQVPCKKSPEIQISGFSNNNKVFEDKALGVICYRDDNGEIVCEGYDEGPRFISPTLFHHRDAEILDLLRERWIQIVNSGGFKNPKDGVSNFKGNGFNKFL, from the exons atGTCTGTAATTACATGTTCTTTTCCAGTTAATCTTCCTTTTAGAACATCGAAACCACATGTGAACAAGATCGTGATGCTTCAAAACAACCAAGTTCCTTGTAAGAAATCACCGGAAATTCAGATCAGTGGTTTCTCCAACAACAATAAG GTTTTTGAGGACAAAGCTTTGGGTGTAATATGTTACAGAGATGATAATGGTGAAATAGTTTGTGAAGGGTATGATGAAGGTCCTCGTTTCATTTCTCCTACTCTTTTTCATCATAG AGATGCAGAGATCCTTGATCTTCTTCGAGAACGATGGATTCAAATTGTTAATAGTGGAGGCTTCAAAAACCCTAAAGATGGGGTTTCAAACTTCAAGGGGAATGGTTTTAACAAATTCCTTTAG